A stretch of DNA from Myxococcota bacterium:
CCGCGCGGGTCCCAGGCCCGCTCGATCCAACGCGGTGTCACGAGTTCCCCGTGCACCAGCGTCCCGGCGAGCTGGGCCGCGTGGAGCGGCGTGATGCGGCAGCCGGCCAGGCCGCAGCCGAGTCGGCCCACGTCGAGCCGGTCCTCGCCAGGGTCGGCCTCGCCCGGTGCGTGGGCCGGTGCGGGAGCGCGCAGCCAGCCGAAGCGACCGATCGCCTCGATCAGCGGGTTCACGCCGACCGCGTGCACCGCCAGCTGGGCAAAGCACTGGTTGTTGGAGGTGGCCAACGCCTTGCGCAGCGTCACTTCGCGGCCGCGATCCGGCGGGTCGAGACGCGACTCGGTCAGACGGTAGGGACTGCCTCGGTAGCGACACGGAAGCCGCGCCTCGCTGGGCGCGCGGTCGAGCGCCGCCGCAGCGGTGATCACCTTCACCAGGCTGGCCGCCGGGTAGTTCCGCGTCGGAGGGAAGCGCTCGGGATCCGTCGACGCGTAGGCGAGCACACGCCCCTGCTCGGGATCCATCACGATCACGTTGCCCAGCTCGACCCGGGCGCGGCGCAACACCTTGTGCACCTGTCGGGTGAGCTCTGCGTCGAGGGTGTACTCGACGGTGTAGGTGCCCCCGTTCGCGGGGGCCGGGAAGCGTTCGAAGAGACGACCCGGCAGACTCGCCGGCGGCGACGCGTCGGCCTCGCCGGTCACCGGGAGATCCAGCGCGGTACGGGTCATGGGCAGGCGCTCGAGCACGAACGACGGCGCGCGAGGCGGCACGACGACCTCGGGCTCCCGGTGGCGATCGATCTTCGCGACCGGCGGCGCGGCGGCTTCGACCGGCGGCAGCGGCTCGGGCGGTCGCTCGGCGCTGCGCGACGAGATCGGCTCGATCAACCAGGCCAGCCCGATCGCGAAGGCGAGGCCCCCGCTCGCGAGGGTCGCGCGTCCGCGCCCGGTCATCCGACGGCCCCGCCGCGAGCGTTGATCGCGCTGCCAGCGCGGCTCCTGGATGGCCCATTCGGCCGTCGTGGCCACGGAATCGCCTCGAGCGCCCTTGGAATTGGCGCTGGACGCTCGTCGATCGTTCGCACCGCGGCTCGAACCGCGGTGGGCATCTCCCCCGAACATGTCTCGAATCCTCGATCTTGGGCCGCGCCGACTCGGGGGAGGGTCGACGGCGACTGGGACTACAGGGCCACGACTCCCTGCACCTCGGGAATCTCGTCGCGCAGTCGCGCCTCGATCCCGTGCTTCAGGGTCGCGGTCGAACTCGGGCAACCACTGCACGAGCCCTGCATGTAGAGTTCGACGATCCCATCGCGGAAACCGGCGAACACGATCTCGCCACCGTCCATCGCGACGGCGGGGCGTACTTCATCGTTGAGAATGCGCTGGATGCGCTCGACGACGGCACCGGCGGCCGCGCTCGGCTCGGGCGCGACGTAGGCAGTGCCGAGTGCGCTACCACCCTCGCCGAGGACGGCCTTGATTGCGTCGATGATCGACGGCGCGATGTCGGTCCACTCGACTTCTTCGCGTTTGGTGACGGTGACGAAGTTCGATGCGAAGAACGCACCGACCACACCACTCACGTCGAACAGGCGCGCGGCCAGCGGCGACACGTCTTCCGGAGGCGCCGCGGTGAAGTGCGCGCTCGCGCCGCCTTCGACCACGTCACGTCCCAGCACCCACTTGATGCTGTTCGGGTTGGGAGTGCGCTCGGCGTGCATGCGAAAGCCGAGATCCATTCAGCCCTCCGGGTTCCACCGCAGGTTACGCCCGTTCCGGGGCGCCGCCAAGTGGTTGAAGCCACTCCGTTTGCAGTTGTTCCACCCAGGTCTCGCGCTCGAGCAAAATGTGACCGTCGTCACATGCGCCGCGATGCTCGCGCTCCCCGTTGGGTCCCCACGCCGCGAGCGCGCAGCGCACGCCCAGCTCGCTCACGCGCGCCAGGTGGTTCCACTTGTCATCGACGAAGAGCGTCTCGGCTGCCGAGATCCCCGTGCGCTCGGCCAAGGCACGCAGGTGCGCCGTCTTCTCTCGGCCCGTCTCCTTGTCGAGGATGTGATCGGGCGGGAAGAGGTCGGCGCAGCCGTCGCGCTGGAGCAGCTCGTCGACGGTGGCGCGATCCTTCGACGTCGCGATCGCTAGCGTCGCGACGGGACGCAAGGCTCGGAGTCCCTCGGCGATCCCGGGGTAGGGCTGCATCAGCGCATGCCAGGGGCCCGGGTGCCGCTCCGCAAGCGCATGTCGACGGGCGTAGAAGCGAGCGTGGAAGCGGTCGATCCAAGCGGCATCGATGGCCGCGCGTACCTGATCGTAGGCGGCCTGATCGGCGGGAAGCCGACCCGCCTCGATCTCGCCGAGCAGCACGCCGAAGTCCTCGGCGCGGTTGCCCAGCGGCATGCCCTGGAGGAAGGCCGCGTAGCGCGGGTCCGCGCGGACCCCATCCGGTGCAGGCGGTGCCGGCTCGCACGCCAGATCGGTCAGGCGTCCGGTACGGAGCTCGTGAAAGGTCGCTTGCGCCACCCAGAAGCACTCGGGCGCGCTGTCGGAGATCACCCCATCGAAGTCGAGCGCCAGCAGGGGCACGCGGCGGGCGACTAGCGGCGACGGCGCGCGGGTCGCGAGCCGCGGCGTCCGCGCTGGGGGGCGACGCGCGCGATGCGCTCTTCGAGCTCCTGGAACAGAGCCAACACGTCCGGGTGGAGTTCCTCGCGGCGCGTGGCCCGCGCGACGCGCGGGAGCGACACGGGTCGACCCAGCTCCTGCACGAGAGCTCCGTTGGTGCCGAGCAGACGCTTCGCGTCGAAACGCTCCCAGCCGGCGATGTCGTCTTCGGGGGGCAAGAGCTCCGCGAGCAGACTCTCGAGGCGATGATCGCTGGCCGGCAGGGCCAGCGCGCGACGGATCGCCGCCGGCACGAGCAGGTAGCTCTCGATGTGGCGCCGGCTCCAGGTGAAGAACGCCAGGCCCTCGGCGGCCTCGTCGAGGTCGGGAGGTGTCTCGGTGTCGCGATCGAGCACGCAGAGTCCCACCGACCCGGCCGCGCGCTCCCGGAAGTCCTCGACGGCCCGGGCCGGACGTCGCCCGCCCAGGATCACGGCGTTGGCGACGAGAGCCGCCGCCTGGCGCGGCATCAGGCGATGCGCCCAGGCCCGCAGGATGCTGCGGTCGCGGGGACCCTCCACGTACAACACGAACGCAGCCGAGCCGCCCGAGCGCGGCTCCGGCGATGCGGCAGGGTCGGTCGTGGGCACGGTTTCGAACTCCGGGGCCGCAGGACGGCGTGGGAACGGCGGAAGAGCGACGTGAACGGGGCGCGGAGGATCGCGATCGGAGGCCCGGACTGGCGCGATTCTACCGGGCCACCGCGCCGCCAGCACCCGAGCGGTCGAGGCGCGCCAGCAACTCCACGTGGGGCGTCTGGGGGAACAGGTCGAACGCCTCGACCGCCGTGAGCCCGTAGCCCTCCGACACCAGCACGGCGAGATCGCGGGCCAGGGTCGCCGGGTCACACGAGAGGTAGACGATGCGATCGGGCTGCAGCGCCGCCAGCGCGCGACTCGCCGCGGGCGCCAGTCCGGTGCGCGGCGGATCGAGGAAAACGAGATCCGGGCGTTCGACGCCCTCGGCCAGTGCGTCCTCCACCCGCTGTTCGCGGGCCTCGACCCGGGAGGCCGTCGCGAAGTTGTGGCGAAGATCCTCGACCGCGGCCGGCGCTGATTCGACGGCGACCACCGTTCGGAAGGCGCGCGCCAGGCCGACCGTGAAGAAGCCGGCGCCGGCATAGAGCTCGAGCGCTCGTTCGCCCTCCCCGCAGAAGGCCGCGACCCGCTCGAGCAGCCGGGAGCGCAGGGCGCGATGCGCTTGGAAGAACACGCCGCTCGAGACACGGAGCTGCCGATCGCCGGCTTCGAGCGCGATGGGCATCGCGTCGTCCCCGAGGCGTGCGGTCCGGCCACGACCGCGCCCGACCGCAATCTCCCATTCGCCGAACGCCCTCGGCGGGTTCGCGGCCAACGCCGCAAGCCGCTGGTTCGCCCGCGGCGTCAGCACCGGGCATTCCGACACGGTGACCGTGTCGTGGCTGCCCGCCGCGCGAAAGCCGACGCCGTCAGGGGAGACCACCAGCCGCGCGCGATCGCGATAGCCGTAGCCATCGGGCGAGGCATGGAAGGGCAGCGGCTCCTCGGGCAACGTGAGCTTCCCGATCCGACGCAGCGCGTCCGTCGCGATCGACCGCTTCGCCTCGGCCTGTGCCGATGCGGACACGTGCTGCCAGGCGCACCCGCCGCAGCGGCCGAAGACGGCACAGCGGGGTTCGACGCGAGCGTCGCCGGGCGCGAGGACCGCGGCCACGCGGCCGCGTGCGAAACGCCGCGCGACCTGGTCGAGACTTGCCCGCACCCGATCGCCGGGCGCAGCCCCCTCGACGAACACCACGCGGCCGTCGTCGGCCCTCGCGACGCCTTCGCCGCCCGAAGCGAGTGACGTGATCGCGAGTTCGAGCTCGTCTCCCGGAGCCAGGGTGCGGGGCATGGCTGCGGAAGGTATCCCTATCGGCCGCGCGCGCCCGAACCCCGGAGTCCCCCGTGAGTCGCTCTGCCCTGCCCCGCCCGTGCGCCGCCATGGCGCTCCTCGCCTGCATCGGGCTCTGCGCCTGTGGCCCGTTCCGGAGCCTGCCCCGTGAAGCCGCGCTGGTGCCGGGCGACGAGCACCCCCTGCTCGTCATGGACTTCACCGAGCCGCTGCCCCTCGATCCGCTGCCCGCCGGTTGGCACCACCGCACCTTCTTCGGTGTCGATCCGATGGAGATCGAATCGGTCGAGCGCGACGGCCGACACGCCCTGCGCCTGGCCACCCAGGCCGGCGGTTCCATGCTGTTCCGCTTCGTCGACGTGCCGCTCGCCGAGTACCCGGTGCTGCATTGGCAGTGGCTGATCGAGCAGCCCGTGGTCACGAACATCGACGAGCGCACCGTCGCCGGGGACGATCACCCCGCGCGCATCTACCTCCGCTTCGCCGACGCCGAGGGCGAAGAGCACGCCCTCGAGCTGATCTGGGGGAATCGCCATCTCGCGGCCGGCGATTGGCTGCACCTCGGCTTCCTCTTCGGCCTGGTCGAGTTCCCCCACTACGTCGTGAACGGGGGCGAAGCCCAGGCGCGACGCTGGCACCGCGAGCGAGTCGACCTGAGCGACCTCTACCGCACGCTCTGGGGAGAACCGAACGGCGTGCGGATCACCGACGTCGCGCTCTTCTGCGACACCGATCAGACCGACACCGAGAGCATCGCCTACTTCGCCGACCTGCGACTCGCCCGCGAGTGAGCTAGCGGCCGCGGTAGCTGCCGGCGCGGGGCTCGCGGCGCGCGCACCAGGGACAGAAGCGGAAGTAGGCGTGAGAGGTCGGCCAGCGGCACTTCGGGCAGCGGTCCGGCAGCTCGGGATGCGACCACACGCGCTTCGGCTTCTGCTTGCAGCGCGGGCAGTAGCGCATGAACGGGCGCAGCTGTCCGTCGCAGCCCTTCTTCGTACACGCGCGCTCGGCCCTGGGGTCGACGGGCGGCTTGCGGCCGTTCCCTTCGAAGCGTCCGGCGTAGCACCAGGGGCAGGCCGTCCACTCGGGACGCACGCCGCGCTCGCACTCGGGGCACACCAGCGGCGCGCGCGTGAGCTCGGCGAAGGAATTGTCCCCGCTCCCGCACCAGGGACAGAAGGTCATCGCTTCCGAGATCGGCCCGTTGCAGCGATGACAGTGGAAGTGGAGCTCGAGGGCCTTGCCGTGGCTGCGCCGAAACGCGGCCGACTGGGCTTCGAGCGGTGAGACCGGACCGCGCGTCTTCTTCTTGCGGCGCCGTGGAGCCGGACGCTGGCTGCGCTCTTCGCTGCGCGCGAACGCCCGCTCCAGCGCCTTCACGAACTCACCCGCATTCGGGTATCGCCGGCGCGGATCGAACTGGGCGGCCTTTCGAAGGACGGGTTGGACCAGCGGCGGCACCTTCTGGGCGAAGCTGCGGTGGCCCTCGGGCGGCCATTCGAAGGGCCACGTGGGCAACACCCCGGTGAGGACCTCGTAGGCGATCAGGCCCAGCGAGAACACGTCGGACGCGAAGCGCACGCGTCCGTAGGCCTGCTCGGGCGCCATGTAGCCGAGGGTTCCGGCCTCGGTGTAGGCCTGGGTGGCGCCCTTCGCGAAGCGCGACGCGCCGAAGTCGGCGAGCGCGGCGCGACCGTCGGCGAAGATCAGGATGTTCTCGGGCTTCACGTCGCGGTGCAGGACCCGCTGACTGTGGGCGTGGGCGAGACCGGCCGCGATCTCGCGGACGATCCGCAGCGCCGTCGCACCGGAGCGGCGTGCAGCGCGGTAGTCGGCGAGGTGGGTCTTCGCGAGATCGGTCGCCATCACGAAGCGCCCGTCGATCCAATCTGCGTTGCGCACACCGACGATGTGGGGGTGGTGAAGGCGCACCGCGATACGCGCCTCGTGCTCGATCGCCTTCGGCCCCCACTCGCGCACCGCTTCGAGCAGGGTCACCTTGAGCGCGACGTCGACGCCCTCGACCGCATCGCGGGCCTTCCACACGTCGGCGAACGAACCGCGACCGATGCGTCGTTCGAGCCGGTATTTCCCGAGTCGGCTGCCCCTGCGCAGGACCGTCGCCAATTCAGCTCCGCCGGTGCTCCGGGAAGGGCTCCGGGCCCTGTTCCGGAAGTTCGAAGGACAGCGCTTCGAGCGCTTCGCGCACGCTACCGTCCTCGGCCAGCAGCCGCACCAGGGCGCGCACGGCCGCGCGCTCGAGACGGTCGACCGGGACGGCGAAGTCGTAGTGCTCCGGACGCAGGGGCTGGAACCGCAGCCCGGCCCGCGCCGCGACACTCTCGATGGTCACGCCCCAATCGGCACGCTTCTGCGCCACCGCAGTCGCGACGGCGAAGTGGGAGCGCGGCTCGTAGGGGTAGCCCGGCGGCTTGCGGCCCGAGAGGAGCCCGTCGATCAGTACCCGCGTCCCGCTACCGCGGTTCCGGTTGACCATGCGCAAGCCGGGATCGGCGAGCAGGGCGTCGACGTCGCGGGTCTCGTCGGGACGCGTCGCGACCCCTTGGACCCGGGTGTAGCCGCGAACGAGGGCGAGCCCGTCGTCGAGAAAAGGTGTGTTGTAGCGGTCCGAGTCGGCGTCCAGCAGGTGGATCGGAGCGACATCGCACTCGCCGCGACGCGCCGCCGCGAGCCCGCCCTGGCTCCCCACTGCCATCACCTTCACGCGGAAGCCTTCGCGCGACAGCGCCGAAGCCAATACGTCGAGACCCACACAGTGGCTGCCGATCACCACCAGGTCGGCGACGGGGAGGTCGCGACCCACGAGGGTCACCTCGACCTCGGTGTCGGCCTCGACGAGTTCGGTGTTTCGACCGATGCGCACGAAGCCGTCGGCGCGGCTGAAGGCGGTGACGCTGCCGCTGCCCTTCCCCATCGGATAGGCCGACAGCGCTCCGTCGCCCCGCTCGGTGAGCCCGACCAGCAGGTACTCGAGTCGCCCGCGATCCGAGACCGTGGCCTGGGCCAGCCGCGCCCGACGCGTCTCGCGCGCCTCCTCTGCCAGTCCGGCCATGCTGCGCACGACCGGCGCGACGAACTCGTGGAAGGTGAACACTGCCGAGGTCGGGAACCCGGGCAGGATCACGACGGGCCGGGAGCCCGACGCCGCCAGGCAGATCGGCTTTCCGGGTTTCAAGGCCACACCGTGGACCAGGATGCCCGGGTCGAGCTCCGCGACGGCGGCGTGGTTGAGGTCGCCCTCGCCCTTCGAGGTCCCGCCCGAGAGGAGCACCAGGTCCGCGTCGGCGAGGGCGTCACACAGGGCCTGCCGCACCGCGGCGCGATCGTCGGCGAAAACGCCCAGGAACACCGGGTCGCCACCGAGCTCGCGGACGGCGTCCTCGAGGATCCGGCCGTTGCTGTCGTAGACCAGCCCGGGGCGCATCGCCGCGCCCGGCGCGACGATCTCGTCGCCCGTCGACAGGATCGCGACCCGCGGTCGCCGCACCACCGGCACGCGGTCGCGGCCGATCGCTGCGAGCACGCCCGTGTCGCGCGAGGTGAGCCGCGTGCCCGCAAAGAGCACCGTCTCACCCGAACCGATGTCGGTGCCGGCGAACGAGAGCGCGGCGCCCGGCGTGCGCTCACGTCGTACGACGAGGGTCGTGCCGTCGTCTTCGAGGTCGGTGTACTCGACGGGCAGCACCGCGTCGGCGCCGCGCGGCAGCATCCCGCCCGTGGCGATCGGCGTCGCGGTGCCCTCGGTCACTTCGATCGTCGGCGCGACGCCCGTCGGGATGCTCTCGGCGTTCACGCGCAGGCGCAGTGGTGCGTCTTCGCTGGCGCCGTAGGTGTCGGCGGCGCGCACGGCGAAGCCGTCCATGTTCGAACGGTCGAAGCCCGGGACGTCCACCTCGGCACGCACGTCCTCGGCGAGCACGCGACCGAGCGCCGCGTCGAGCGAGATCTCCTCGGCCTCGCGGGGAGCCGCATCGATTACCGCGCGCCAGCTGCGTTCGGCTTCGTCGCGGTCGACGATCGTGAGGAACTGGGATTGCTTCACGCACGCCCCGGATGGGTTTCGTCATACAGGAGCACTTCGACCCGGGCTCCCTCGGGCATGCCCTCGGCGCTGCGCGGCACGATCACGCACCCGTCGGCGCGCACCGTCGAAGACAGGATCGACGCACCCGACGTCGCGAGCGGCACCACACGATCGGCCTCGATGGCGACGCGCACGTAGTCGGTGCGCCCCACCGCCGACGCGATCTTGCGGGCCAGCGGGAGCTCGATGCGCGGATGCGGCCAGGCGCGCGAGCGACCGCCGAGGGCGCGCAGCGTCGGCCCCGCGAAGAACTCGTAGGCGCACAGACAGCTCACCGGGTTTCCCGGCAGCAGGAACACGAAGCGCTCGCGCCCGCCTTCGATTCCGGGCAGGCGTCCGACACCCGCCGGGCTCGAGGGCCGCATCGAAACGCCGTGGAAATCGAGCTCACCGAGCTCGGCAACGAGCCGGGGGGCGTGGTCTTCCTGACCGACGGAGCTGCCGCCCGACACGAGCAGGACCTCGGCGTCGGCGCTGGCGAGCGCGTCTCGGATCGTGTCGACGCGGTCGGGCAGGATCGCGTGCGGCAACACCTGCGCCCCGTCGCGCTCGGCGAGACCCGTGAGCATCAGCGAATTCGAGTCGACGATGTGGGCGCCGTGGGGACGCGCGCCCGGCGGCAAGAGTTCGTCGCCGGTGATCAACAAAGACACCCGGGGCCGTCGCACACACGACGGTTCGGCCACACCGATCGAGGCGAGCAGCGCCGCGTCCTGAGGCCGCAAGCGTCGGCCCGCGGCGAGCACGGCGTCACCGCTGCGAATGTCCTCTCCGATCGCCCCCACGTGCTTGCGCGGCGCGACCGCCTCGCGGACCTCGACCCGACCGTCCGCCTCGTCGCAGACCTCCGCCATCACGACCGCATCGGCGCCGTCGGGCACGGGCGCGCCGGTCATCACGCGCACGGCGGTGCCGGGCGGCATGTCGCCGGCGAAGGGTGCGCCGGGCAGCGCCTGGCCCAACACGGAGAAGACGATCGGGTCGTAGGGCGACGCGCCGAAGGTCTCCTCCCCGCGGACGGCGTAGCCGTCCATGGCCGAGCGACGGAAGCTCGGCACGTCGACTTCGGAACGCACCGGCTCGGCCAGGACGCGACCGATGGCGTCGACGATCGCGACCGGCTCCCCGCCGAGCGGCTTCGCGCGCTCGGCCAGGAACTGCTCCACCACCTCGATATCGGTGCGCTCGGCGAAGCCTTTCATGCGTACGTCGCGCATGGACCCTCTTCGGAACCCCGGTCGTCGGAGACGTCCGAGAAACAGAGCGGGCAGGGAGGTCGCCCCCCCTGCCCGCGTTCGAACACGATCTGCCGGAAGACGACTATCCGCTCGCCTTCATGGTGAACAGCTCCTCGCGGTTGCCCTGGCGCTGATACGCCTGCACCACGACGTCGTCCGGCACGTCCCAGACGACCGAAGCCGGCCCGATGGCGTCCTTCTTCATGCAGTCGGGCATCTGGTCGCCCGACTCGGAGAAGCCCGCGCGGCGGTTGAACTCCCACTCGTCCTGGAGCACTTCCCAGGCCATGTCGCTGGCCTGCTCACGCGAGATCTGCTCGCCGTAGAGGTGCCCGTAGAACACGCGGATGTCGTCGATCGTCGGCTGCAGGAACTGGCAGAAGCCCGACGAGTCGCAGAGGGCGTTCACCATCTGGCACTCCTGGCTCGCCTGCACCCACTCTTCGGCCGGAAGGCCCGGGTTCACGATCAGTCCGGCGGTGTGATCGGCGCCCATCGGGCTCGTGCAGTAGGTGATCCCCGTGGCCTTCAGCGGACGCGGATCCCAGGCGGGCAGCGCCTGGCCGCGCACCGTCGGCACCCGGTGGTGACCGGTCTTCTTGCCGACTGCCGCCGCGCCGTTGCCGATCGCCTTGCCGACCTCGGTGCCCTCCGCGATCTCCTTCAGCAGGTTCTTCGCGCCTTCTGCGTCGCCCCACTGCATCTCGCCCGAGTCCATGTAGACCGCGATCGCGGCACCGGTCTCGACGGTGTCGAGGCCGACCTCGTCGCACAGACGGTCGAGATCGGCGACGTCCTCCCAGCTCTGGATCGCGCAGTTCGCTCCGAGCAGGGTGAGCGTCTCGAACTCGAGCGCCGAGGTCTTGTAGTTGCCCTCGGCGTCGTGGACGACGTTGCTGCACTGGACGATGCAGCCGGTCATGCAGTTGTGCATGTGGCCGCCGCGCGTCTCGAAGCTCTCGATGATGCGGTTGCCGTCGAGGCTCTCGGCGTCGGGCGACTGGCCCTCGGTGCGGTTCTTGTAGGGGAAGGTGTTCAGCATGTTGGCGACGGGCACGACGGTGCTCGTGCCGGTCTTGAACATCTGAGGCCCTTCCAGGTACTCCTTCGTGAACTTCTTGCAGAGCCCCATGAACTCCTTGCGTTCGGCGGGCTGTCGCAGCTTCTCCTTCGCGGGATCGACGGCGACGTACTTCAGCCCCTTCGCGCCCATCACGGCGCCGAGGCCGCCGCGTGCCGCGTGACGGGCGGGGCGGCGATCGTCCTGGTCGGTGCAGGCCACCGACGCGCCCGAGAGCTGATGCTCGCCGGCGGGTCCGATGCTGATGAAGGACGCACTCTCGGGGTAGCTCTTCGCGAGATGGTCGATCAGGGCGTAGTTCCACATGCCCTTCGTGTCGTTCGCTTCCTTGACGCTCGCGCCGTCCGTCCCGATGTCGAGGGCGTAGCGCTTGCTGCCGTCGGCGGGCTGGCCCGTCACGACGATCGCGCGGTAGCCGAGCTTCATCAGGTCCTGGCCCGGGTTGCCGCCGGCGTTCGCTTCTTTGATGCCGCCGGTCAACGGGCTCTTGCCGCCGATCGAGATGCGGCCCGACGTCGGCGCGGAGGTTCCCGAGATCACACCGGGCGCCATCACGAGCACGTTGTCGGGACCCAGCGGGTCGCAGGTCGGGTCGCATTCCGCGAGCAGGATCTTCGCCGACAGGCCGCGACCACCGAGGTACTTCCAGTCCTCGGGGAAGTCGACGATCTCGACACTCTGGTTGGTCATGTCGACCCGAATCAGACGATCACCACTGGGGCCAGCCATCGAATCCTCCTCGATCTCTCGTGCGGGCGGCTTGCGAAGGGGTCCGAAGTCGCGGCTGCGACGTGGGGCCCACTCCGTGAACTGAACTTCGAACGATCCGCGCCTCGTCGGTGGGACGCCGGTGAGGTGCCGATCGGCCGTGGATCATACCACGGGCCCCACCGGCGGGAAGCGCGCTATCCGCCTGCGATCGCAGCCAGAATCTCGATTTCGTCGCTGGCCTCGACCGAGCGATCGAGGGCGCTGCGCTCGATCTCGTCGCCGTTCACGAAGAGGGTGACGAACTTGTGAATCGCGCCTTGACCGTCGTACAGCTGCTGGCGGAAATCCGGGTACTGCGCACACAGCGCCTCGAGGCAGGCGCCGACGGTGGCGCCCTCGACGTCGACGAGCGCGCGCCCCTCGGTGGGACCCTGGTACGGCGGCGGAATCTTGACGTTGGGCATGGCGTCCTCCTGGCGAGCGCCGATGGTAGGGGCCGGTCTCAGGCGCCGCTCGCGCGGGCGCGGCGCTCCGGCTCTTGAGACGCGGCGCTGGACTAGGCGCTCGGGTCGCGGTGGGCGTAGTAGGCGCGCCGGGCCGGAATCGCCCAGAACCGCTCGTCGGGTACGTCGAAGGGTCGCTCCGCTCCTTCGTCGGGCAGCCAGGCCGTGAGGAACCCATCGCGGCCTCGGCCGTGATGGACACAACCGGTGTCCAGACCGCGCAGGCCGGCGCCGACGTGGAGCCCCTGCAGCGCCCAGTGGCCGTAGACGACACCGTAGTCGTGGCCGCCCTGCCCCCAGATCGCGTGCCAGGGCTGCCAGGGCTCGGCTTCGGGGAGCTCGGAGGACCAGGCTCCGCCGGCATCGACGCTGCGGCAGCGGGTCAGGCGCCCCAGGCGGTCGTCGCGGGGGGCGGTGCTGCCGAGGAAATCGGCGAGGTCGGCGCCCGCGAGGTCTGCCTCGAGCTCCCGCGCCGTTTTCTCGAGCTGGGCAAGGTCCCAGTCCGGGTGGACGCTCGCGTGGACCATCGCGAACGCCTGTTCCCCCAGCCGGCCCGTGACGACCAGGGGGCGTTCGCGCAGCCAGTCCACCCATTCGCTGGCGGTCGGGTGATCGAGGACGTCCTGGAAGGAGTCGAAGGGCGACACCGACCGCAGCCCCAGCCAGCAGCGCAGGAGCGAGATCTCGTGATTGCCGAGGATGTATTGGGCGCGGCCCGCCTCGACCAGCTCGCGGACCTGGCGCAGCGGCCCCAGGTTTTCGGGGCCCCGGTTGATCAGGTCTCCGACCACCCAGAGCTCGAAGTCGCGGCCGAACTCCCGCTCGGCCCGGGCCAGCAGCTCGGCGAGTTCGTCCGCGCAGCCCTGCACGTCCCCCACGAAGATCCTCTGCACGCGTCCGTTTTCCCCGAGCTGGCGGCCTGACGCAAGGGATCGCGTGGCGGAAGTCGATTTTCCCGCGGGGAAAGTTGCCGGTTCGGCGATCTTG
This window harbors:
- a CDS encoding penicillin-binding transpeptidase domain-containing protein, yielding MATTAEWAIQEPRWQRDQRSRRGRRMTGRGRATLASGGLAFAIGLAWLIEPISSRSAERPPEPLPPVEAAAPPVAKIDRHREPEVVVPPRAPSFVLERLPMTRTALDLPVTGEADASPPASLPGRLFERFPAPANGGTYTVEYTLDAELTRQVHKVLRRARVELGNVIVMDPEQGRVLAYASTDPERFPPTRNYPAASLVKVITAAAALDRAPSEARLPCRYRGSPYRLTESRLDPPDRGREVTLRKALATSNNQCFAQLAVHAVGVNPLIEAIGRFGWLRAPAPAHAPGEADPGEDRLDVGRLGCGLAGCRITPLHAAQLAGTLVHGELVTPRWIERAWDPRGRALSLPATPANRQVLDPDLMTELRAMLIDTTRKGTARRAFRKRNGHPMLGDIRVAGKTGSLSGKDPEGRYEWFVGVAPADKPRVAIATVLVQGHLYWRTSSQVAAEVLQGVFCEKGKRCAPELADRYSLPGRGTQTLAQRRTR
- a CDS encoding NifU family protein — translated: MDLGFRMHAERTPNPNSIKWVLGRDVVEGGASAHFTAAPPEDVSPLAARLFDVSGVVGAFFASNFVTVTKREEVEWTDIAPSIIDAIKAVLGEGGSALGTAYVAPEPSAAAGAVVERIQRILNDEVRPAVAMDGGEIVFAGFRDGIVELYMQGSCSGCPSSTATLKHGIEARLRDEIPEVQGVVAL
- a CDS encoding HAD family hydrolase, with protein sequence MPLLALDFDGVISDSAPECFWVAQATFHELRTGRLTDLACEPAPPAPDGVRADPRYAAFLQGMPLGNRAEDFGVLLGEIEAGRLPADQAAYDQVRAAIDAAWIDRFHARFYARRHALAERHPGPWHALMQPYPGIAEGLRALRPVATLAIATSKDRATVDELLQRDGCADLFPPDHILDKETGREKTAHLRALAERTGISAAETLFVDDKWNHLARVSELGVRCALAAWGPNGEREHRGACDDGHILLERETWVEQLQTEWLQPLGGAPERA
- a CDS encoding class I SAM-dependent RNA methyltransferase, whose protein sequence is MPRTLAPGDELELAITSLASGGEGVARADDGRVVFVEGAAPGDRVRASLDQVARRFARGRVAAVLAPGDARVEPRCAVFGRCGGCAWQHVSASAQAEAKRSIATDALRRIGKLTLPEEPLPFHASPDGYGYRDRARLVVSPDGVGFRAAGSHDTVTVSECPVLTPRANQRLAALAANPPRAFGEWEIAVGRGRGRTARLGDDAMPIALEAGDRQLRVSSGVFFQAHRALRSRLLERVAAFCGEGERALELYAGAGFFTVGLARAFRTVVAVESAPAAVEDLRHNFATASRVEAREQRVEDALAEGVERPDLVFLDPPRTGLAPAASRALAALQPDRIVYLSCDPATLARDLAVLVSEGYGLTAVEAFDLFPQTPHVELLARLDRSGAGGAVAR
- a CDS encoding DUF3047 domain-containing protein, whose product is MSRSALPRPCAAMALLACIGLCACGPFRSLPREAALVPGDEHPLLVMDFTEPLPLDPLPAGWHHRTFFGVDPMEIESVERDGRHALRLATQAGGSMLFRFVDVPLAEYPVLHWQWLIEQPVVTNIDERTVAGDDHPARIYLRFADAEGEEHALELIWGNRHLAAGDWLHLGFLFGLVEFPHYVVNGGEAQARRWHRERVDLSDLYRTLWGEPNGVRITDVALFCDTDQTDTESIAYFADLRLARE
- a CDS encoding serine/threonine-protein kinase, whose amino-acid sequence is MATVLRRGSRLGKYRLERRIGRGSFADVWKARDAVEGVDVALKVTLLEAVREWGPKAIEHEARIAVRLHHPHIVGVRNADWIDGRFVMATDLAKTHLADYRAARRSGATALRIVREIAAGLAHAHSQRVLHRDVKPENILIFADGRAALADFGASRFAKGATQAYTEAGTLGYMAPEQAYGRVRFASDVFSLGLIAYEVLTGVLPTWPFEWPPEGHRSFAQKVPPLVQPVLRKAAQFDPRRRYPNAGEFVKALERAFARSEERSQRPAPRRRKKKTRGPVSPLEAQSAAFRRSHGKALELHFHCHRCNGPISEAMTFCPWCGSGDNSFAELTRAPLVCPECERGVRPEWTACPWCYAGRFEGNGRKPPVDPRAERACTKKGCDGQLRPFMRYCPRCKQKPKRVWSHPELPDRCPKCRWPTSHAYFRFCPWCARREPRAGSYRGR